In the genome of Paenibacillus sp. FSL R5-0766, one region contains:
- a CDS encoding helix-turn-helix domain-containing protein gives MAAEVKERINLKEINCEKELTLAVIGGKWKLIILWHLGLEGTKRFSELKRLIPHITQKMLTNQLRELEEDKLIERKVYAEVPPRVEYTLTDHGQSLMPVLHAMYNWGKNYGENVIWKES, from the coding sequence ATGGCAGCCGAAGTCAAGGAACGGATTAATCTGAAAGAAATCAACTGTGAGAAGGAATTGACCCTTGCGGTGATCGGTGGCAAATGGAAACTGATTATTTTGTGGCATTTGGGTCTGGAAGGCACCAAACGTTTCAGTGAGCTGAAACGCCTAATCCCTCATATTACCCAGAAGATGCTGACCAACCAGCTGCGTGAGCTGGAGGAAGACAAACTGATTGAACGCAAGGTGTATGCAGAGGTACCACCTCGGGTGGAATATACGTTGACAGATCACGGTCAAAGTCTGATGCCCGTCCTGCACGCGATGTATAACTGGGGTAAAAACTACGGTGAAAATGTAATTTGGAAAGAAAGCTAA
- the hxlB gene encoding 6-phospho-3-hexuloisomerase → MSKTQYAADILKELERTLSQIDDAEMQAMAEHILAAEQIFVAGAGRSGLMGKAFAMRLMQMGLRVYVVGETVTPGISSKDFLLLCSGSGETGSLAAMAQKASQAGAPVGLITIKPESTIGQLATTVVRLPASAKEDTATSGAAVTIQPMGSLFEQGLLIGMDALILTMMEMKGMTGADMFGRHANLE, encoded by the coding sequence ATGAGCAAAACACAGTACGCAGCTGACATCTTGAAGGAGCTGGAACGTACGTTAAGCCAGATCGACGATGCAGAGATGCAAGCGATGGCTGAGCACATTCTGGCTGCGGAACAGATTTTTGTAGCAGGAGCAGGCCGGTCAGGACTTATGGGAAAGGCTTTTGCCATGAGACTGATGCAGATGGGGCTTCGTGTATATGTGGTGGGCGAGACCGTAACACCGGGGATCAGCTCGAAGGATTTCCTCTTGCTGTGCTCTGGCTCAGGAGAGACAGGCAGTCTGGCAGCCATGGCTCAGAAGGCCAGTCAAGCAGGTGCACCTGTAGGACTCATTACAATTAAGCCAGAGTCCACGATTGGGCAATTGGCAACTACGGTAGTGCGCCTTCCGGCTTCAGCCAAAGAGGACACAGCAACTTCCGGAGCGGCAGTAACCATTCAGCCGATGGGCTCGTTGTTCGAACAAGGACTGTTAATCGGCATGGATGCTCTCATTCTTACGATGATGGAAATGAAGGGTATGACCGGAGCGGATATGTTTGGCCGCCACGCGAACCTGGAATAG
- the pepF gene encoding oligoendopeptidase F: MEKIRTRAEVNQETTWDLRDLFVTDVEWEQELRSLPLAAAQIETFKGRLGEGAEQLLACLDAREALQERISKTASYARLKQSEDSTNPVNIENSAKAGDILSNLSSSLSFVNSEIVDLPEGTVERYLEELPGLEPYARSLERLIREKAHRLTPETEKVLASLGEVLDSPYRIYLRGKLADMTFDDALDGEDNNRPLSWSFYENNYEMSSDTKLRRSAYAAFSSTLNDYKNTFAEGYATEVKKQVVLSRLRGYDDVTDMLLSPQQVSKEMYNNVLDIIQQELAPHMRRLAALKKRELGLDKLMFCDLKAPLDPEFSPAITYDEACTLIREALDVLGPEYGEIVERAFRDRWVDYADNAGKSTGAFCSSIYGSHSYILISWANNMRGAFTLAHEVGHAGHFMLAGRYQRLTNTRPSLYFIEAPSTMNEMLLADHLLKRSDNPRMRRWVILQLLNTYYHNFVTHLLEGELQRRVYARATNDEPITAKTLSQLKGDILSEFWGPDLVIDEGAKLTWMRQPHYYMGLYPYTYAAGLTASTAAAQQIREEGQPAVDRWLDALKAGGSLTPQELMKLAGVDMSGPEPIRSAVAYVGSLVDELERLYS, translated from the coding sequence ATGGAAAAAATACGTACACGTGCTGAGGTAAATCAGGAAACGACTTGGGATTTGAGAGACTTGTTTGTAACCGATGTAGAGTGGGAGCAGGAGCTTCGATCACTTCCACTGGCTGCTGCTCAGATCGAAACGTTCAAAGGACGTCTGGGCGAAGGCGCTGAACAATTGCTGGCTTGTCTGGATGCGCGTGAAGCTTTGCAGGAGCGAATCAGCAAGACGGCTTCTTATGCTCGACTGAAGCAGTCCGAGGACAGCACCAATCCGGTCAATATTGAGAATTCAGCTAAAGCAGGAGATATCCTATCAAATCTGTCGTCGTCCTTGTCTTTTGTCAATTCGGAGATCGTTGATCTGCCGGAGGGAACCGTTGAACGGTACCTTGAAGAACTTCCGGGATTGGAGCCGTATGCGCGCAGTTTGGAGCGTTTGATTCGAGAAAAAGCACATCGGCTCACGCCAGAGACCGAGAAGGTACTTGCTTCATTAGGAGAGGTACTGGATTCGCCATACCGTATCTATCTGCGCGGTAAACTGGCAGACATGACGTTTGACGATGCTCTTGATGGAGAGGACAACAATCGTCCACTGTCCTGGTCATTCTATGAAAATAATTATGAGATGTCATCTGATACAAAGCTGCGCCGTTCTGCTTATGCTGCATTCAGCTCGACATTAAATGATTACAAAAATACGTTCGCAGAAGGTTATGCAACCGAAGTGAAGAAACAGGTTGTTCTATCCAGGCTGCGTGGTTACGACGATGTTACAGATATGCTTCTCAGCCCACAGCAAGTGAGCAAAGAGATGTACAATAATGTGCTCGATATTATCCAGCAGGAACTCGCACCACATATGCGCAGACTGGCGGCTCTAAAGAAACGTGAGCTGGGTCTGGACAAACTGATGTTCTGTGATCTGAAGGCTCCGCTTGATCCTGAATTTAGCCCTGCCATTACATATGATGAGGCGTGCACACTCATTCGAGAAGCACTTGATGTGCTTGGTCCGGAGTACGGCGAGATCGTAGAGCGAGCATTCCGTGATCGCTGGGTGGATTACGCAGATAACGCAGGCAAATCCACAGGAGCGTTTTGTTCTTCCATATATGGTTCGCACTCCTATATCCTGATTTCATGGGCGAACAACATGCGCGGAGCCTTTACGCTTGCCCATGAAGTGGGACATGCAGGCCATTTCATGCTCGCGGGTCGTTACCAACGACTCACGAATACACGCCCATCTCTTTATTTCATTGAGGCACCATCGACGATGAATGAAATGCTGCTGGCAGATCATCTATTGAAGCGTTCTGATAATCCGAGAATGCGTCGCTGGGTCATTTTGCAACTGTTGAACACGTATTACCATAACTTCGTTACACATCTGCTGGAAGGTGAATTACAGCGCAGGGTGTATGCACGCGCAACCAATGATGAGCCCATTACGGCGAAGACGTTAAGTCAGCTCAAAGGAGACATCCTTTCCGAATTCTGGGGACCTGACCTGGTAATTGATGAAGGGGCCAAACTCACGTGGATGAGACAACCTCATTATTATATGGGACTATATCCATATACCTATGCGGCAGGCTTGACGGCTTCCACCGCGGCAGCACAGCAGATTCGGGAAGAAGGACAGCCTGCGGTAGATCGCTGGCTTGATGCACTCAAAGCTGGTGGAAGTCTCACGCCACAGGAGTTAATGAAGCTTGCGGGTGTGGATATGTCCGGACCTGAGCCGATTCGCTCTGCGGTTGCTTATGTCGGCAGTCTGGTCGACGAACTTGAACGTCTGTATTCCTGA
- a CDS encoding rhamnulokinase family protein, with the protein MSVLAYDLGAGSGRALLGHLNDRGIETSEIHRFKNEPVKVGERMHWDILRLHHELLQGLTLVKQQGEKPESLGIDSWGVDFGLLGSNGELLGNPYHYRDTQFNGMMDQVRQELSSQRIFERTGIQFLSFNTLYQLATLQRSGSPLLHEAERFLMIPDLLRYFLTGEAVNEFTNATTTQLYNPSAGQWDSELLAHIRISEKLFGEAVLPGTRVGQLRSSICNDLGLSPIPVIAVAEHDTGSAVVAVPATERSFAYLSCGTWSLMGTEIDHPAISSQSLALNFTNEGGAGGTFRLLKNIMGLWILQESMREWDRQGQGISYDVLLAKAEQAPPFASLFDPDDELFMPAGDMTKRIRQYCRDTGQVVPEDQGAIARAILESLALKYRRVLEWTEQLSGQMFNGLHMVGGGIQNRLLCQWTANSIGKPVWAGPAEGSAIGNMAVQWMASGAFKDIWEARKAIRDSFPVTTYEPQDKSIWEDAYGRFLRVTASSNSQAGSEV; encoded by the coding sequence GTGAGTGTGCTGGCTTATGATTTGGGCGCTGGGAGCGGGAGAGCGTTACTGGGACATCTGAATGATCGAGGGATCGAAACGAGCGAAATTCATCGGTTCAAGAATGAACCAGTGAAGGTTGGCGAGCGGATGCACTGGGATATTCTGCGATTGCATCATGAATTGTTGCAAGGGCTTACACTTGTGAAACAGCAGGGAGAAAAACCAGAGAGCCTGGGGATCGATTCGTGGGGCGTTGATTTTGGTCTGCTTGGCAGTAATGGTGAGTTGCTGGGTAACCCGTATCATTACCGTGATACACAGTTTAACGGCATGATGGATCAGGTGCGCCAAGAGCTGAGCTCCCAGCGAATCTTCGAACGTACAGGGATTCAGTTTCTTAGCTTTAATACCTTGTATCAATTGGCGACACTTCAACGCAGCGGTTCCCCGTTACTTCATGAAGCAGAGCGTTTTCTCATGATTCCGGATTTACTACGTTATTTCCTGACCGGGGAAGCGGTGAATGAGTTTACCAATGCAACCACAACCCAATTATACAATCCATCAGCGGGGCAGTGGGATAGTGAGTTGCTGGCGCATATTCGCATTTCGGAGAAACTGTTCGGTGAAGCCGTGCTGCCAGGTACCCGTGTTGGACAATTGCGAAGCAGTATCTGTAACGATCTGGGATTGTCCCCGATTCCCGTGATTGCTGTTGCGGAGCATGATACGGGTTCAGCCGTTGTGGCTGTTCCTGCAACGGAACGTTCATTTGCTTATCTGAGCTGTGGAACCTGGTCCCTGATGGGTACGGAGATAGATCATCCTGCGATAAGTAGCCAGAGTCTGGCCTTGAACTTCACGAATGAAGGCGGGGCGGGCGGAACATTCCGTCTGCTGAAGAACATTATGGGCTTATGGATTTTGCAGGAAAGCATGCGGGAGTGGGACCGCCAGGGGCAGGGAATTAGCTATGATGTGTTATTGGCAAAGGCTGAACAGGCACCTCCATTTGCTAGTTTGTTTGACCCGGATGATGAACTGTTCATGCCCGCAGGAGATATGACGAAGCGTATACGTCAGTATTGCCGTGATACAGGGCAAGTGGTACCAGAGGATCAGGGGGCTATTGCCCGGGCAATTCTGGAGAGTCTGGCATTGAAGTATAGGAGAGTTCTGGAATGGACGGAGCAATTGTCGGGTCAGATGTTCAACGGATTGCATATGGTCGGTGGAGGCATCCAGAACCGCCTGTTATGTCAGTGGACTGCAAATTCCATTGGCAAGCCGGTATGGGCAGGTCCGGCAGAGGGAAGTGCCATCGGGAATATGGCTGTGCAATGGATGGCGAGCGGAGCTTTTAAAGATATCTGG
- a CDS encoding DUF2500 domain-containing protein: protein MALTSESSSMGRLSVDGFGVFDDMNGVPGFEGNQGGFFSGFSEFAAMNAFASIFIGAIFLIIAGVIVFVIISGIRSGMSNNAAALLTLHSTVVTKRTEVSGGSGDSRATTRYYVTFEFDNGERTELIVGGNHYGMMVENDRGMLTYQGTRFKHFERDVQPQSGVSKGQFYT, encoded by the coding sequence ATGGCGTTAACAAGCGAGTCCTCATCGATGGGCCGATTAAGCGTAGACGGCTTTGGTGTGTTTGACGACATGAATGGAGTACCAGGTTTTGAAGGCAATCAGGGTGGTTTTTTTTCGGGATTTAGTGAGTTTGCTGCAATGAATGCATTTGCTTCGATTTTCATTGGCGCCATATTTCTCATCATTGCGGGAGTTATTGTTTTTGTTATTATTTCAGGCATACGCTCAGGGATGTCAAATAACGCGGCAGCCTTGTTAACCCTGCACTCAACGGTGGTGACCAAACGAACGGAAGTTTCAGGTGGCAGCGGGGATAGCCGTGCGACTACCCGGTATTATGTTACATTTGAATTCGACAATGGGGAGCGCACTGAACTAATTGTTGGCGGAAACCATTATGGCATGATGGTGGAAAATGATCGAGGGATGCTGACGTATCAGGGGACACGATTCAAGCATTTTGAGAGAGATGTACAGCCCCAGTCTGGGGTAAGCAAAGGTCAATTTTATACGTAA